tctataaatttgaaaaacataTGGACTAAAGTAAGAAATATGATTGCCCGACATGAAAGATCAAAGCTATCTCTAGAGTTACTTTGCATTATGGGATAAACAAATTTGAGACATGTTACCTCATCCTACATGATACTTTGAGGTCCTTTATAGAAGGGTCTTGCACTATGAATGCCCAAAGAGAGGTGGTATAGCTATAGTTTTCCGAATTATACATATGGAGCTATGAATTATGACATCTAAATGGTGTACTACTTGCAATAGAAGATATGGAGGCGTGTCCTTATCCATTCACATGTGGCTCTTCAAATAGCATGTGAACTTTGTTGCCCTCTCGTACTCATGACAATATTTTCGACTACTGAGAAGATAAGCaaatattgagaaaaaaaaagagagagcgtGGTAGATATACAAATGATAAGATTTTTAACCATCAAAATAATGGATTTAATAATCCTAAAGTAAAAGAAATAGAGAGAATTTAAAAGGTTATAATTAGGccgaaagaaaataaaaatatgggaAGAAGGAAAAGAACAAAATATTTTCCATTTCTTTCATAACCAGTTAAAAAAACAATCCAACTGTTAGGGCAATTATAAGAAACCTCTAATTATTAAAGTTCCAAACGATTTTCATATAAAACTTCGCCTTTTAGCCTTATCTTATTAATAATAATCAAATTGACCATCAACCAACATATATTTGACATCATTCTGTTTTTCCTCtataatttaaatatttacaaatataatgttttcataaaatttaaaaactgcTAAAAGATCTCTTTAAAATGTTACGCTTTTACGAATAACAATAAATAGTACGTGTAGTATAAATATGGTTTGCTATATGGATGGTGCGCTAACGGCGCACCAATTTTCTAGTGTTATCTAATTGCTGATCAATCCTGATCGCCAAGGGACCGATCAGGTCAATTCATCGTCGATCAGCCTTGATTCATCGTCGATCAGCCTTGATTAATCGACCTGATCGATACTATGTATACCAGAACCTATATTCTATATAGTGCACAGTATAAAGCAATCACAGTGCATAATTGATGGCAGGATGATCAATTACTTGCCGTAGTATAAAGCAATCATTGTATAAAGCAACCAGCAGTAGTAGCACATCTTCACATGTGCTAAACCCTAAGACTTGTTCTAAAAATGATCATAGGTGCTCTGATCAGACGATTAATCGCGCCTGATTGACGATTAACCGGACGATCAGATTTCTGATCGAATGAATGTCCCTGATCGGATTCAGGGGATTGATCAGGACAATTAATCGCGATTAATCGGACGATCAGATAACACTGATTGCTATAGCAATAGCAGTTGCTTTcctctctccagtctccaccatAGGTTGTGTGGAGTCCACCCAAGAATTTCTCTTGTTCCCTTGTtcactctttctttttttcttcgtcCGTGTTTATCTACTTTTGTTGAATCGACAGTTGTTCAAAATCTTGGATTTGTTGGCCAGTTGGTAGACTCATGGTTTTTAAGGCAGTAAGGCGTCCTAAGGCGACCCCGGACTGCCTTATCGCCATAGCGGTAAGACGTAAGGCGAGGCGACACCTTAGGCACTCCATACTAATTAGGTGGCAAACAAAATAATCTAATATGCTAGCAAATCAAAGTTGCATTTTAAGAGCAGTACAACGCGCTTATATATACCTTGTTCTTGGCAACTCTTGAGCCCACTAGATGGTTATAATAATTACTTAACAAGATATCAATTTATTAACTACTAACAGGGAGTCAGGGATGCAGGGGAGGGGCAGGGAGTAAAACAGAGCAGTAGAGGAAGGAGTTTAGTAGATGAAatgtagaggagagagaggaaagaccACAAcatagtactctctccatccctaaatatttgacgccgttgacttttttaaatatgtttgaccgttagtcttattcaaaaaatttaagtaattattaattcttttcctatcattgattcattgttaaatatactactactactcaagtttttgaataatattcacaaaagtttttgaataagacgaatggtcaaacaagtttaaaaaagtcaacggcgtcaaatatttagggacaaaTGGAGTGGCAAAAGAGGGAGAAGAGTACATAGGATGTAGAAGAGGGGGGAGGAAACACCAAAACAGAGCAGCAGAGGAAGGATAAGAGCAGAGCAGAGGAAGGTGCAAAGCAGGATCACGTAGAGCAGAGAAAGAAACAGAGGAAAGTAGAGGGTGGagggaagagaaagaagagCATGCCCGCTTAGTTTTTgtgtcaatggtgaggaccagGATGATGGCGCAGGTGCCGAGGACCAGGATGATGGCGCAGGCACAGGATAGGCACATGCGACAGCTGGGATTGCCGCTAGGGATGGAGAAGTCACCGGGATGGATTGCCATCGCCACAGCCTCAGGCTCCAGCGACCCTCTTTCTGTTGTTTTCTCCCTGATTTGGTGGTATTTGGTGCGTGGGGACCTTTTCACCCCTAAGATTGGCGCTTCTGTTAGTTCTGTTTCGTGCCCAGGGCTGCACCAATTTTTTTGGGCCCTTCAACCAATCGCGGCAAAAACTGCGCCTTCAACTTCCTCTGGCGTCGCCTTTAACCGTTGTAGCACCTAAGGACGTGATATCGACGTCATAGCAACGCCTTGGGCATAAGGCGGACGCCATAAACAATATGGTAAGGCGGGCTAGACGCAGTGACTCCTGGCACTGGCAGCGCCTTACCTCCATAGCGACGCTATGGCGACGCCTTGACACttcaattttggattttttttaactgtagTACAAAATACAAGTTATTATAAAATCCCAACTAAATTGATTGAGTTAAATTGGGTTTTGGTTGACTTACGAAGTTATGGTCATCCATTGGATTATTGCCAGGTAGTCAGCTGATTGTGTATATGACTCAACtatacattttgtttgttgGTATCAGTATATGATACTATCACTAATTGTGTCCTTTAGATGTCAATCTGCATTTTTACTCTGTCCGTTGCAGCACActtacttttctttctttatttgtaTATACTCATCTCTATTGAATCCTTGCTAGATGGTATTTGCTATAGGCCTGGACCTCATTATTCTATTTTCCAGGATTTTTGATGGACCCGGGAAAACACAATGGAATGAGTCTGAAGGACAGAAGAGAATTAGTATATGAAGTTTCACAATGGCCACAAGGTGCCTCTGAGATTTTACAATGTTGGACTCGCAGGGATCTTCTTGAGCTTATCTGTGCTGAGTTGGGCAAGGAGAGGAAATACACTAATGTTCCAAAATCTAAAATGATTGCTTATCTGTTAAAATTAGTTTTACGAAAGAATGGACAGCCAAAGGATGATAATGCAAATGCTTCAATTTTGGGGCAGAATAACAAAGATGAcacagagaagaaagaaaatgagGAACAGCCACATCATTTCAGCAGAAGTGCAAAGTCTGACTCATCAATGTGCAGAGAGGCCCAAGCTGGTAGCACAGCGGTATGCCGAAATGTTGCATGCCAGGCTACTTTGAACTCTGGAGATGCGTATTGCAAGCGTTGCTCTTGCTGCATTTGCCATAAATATGATGAGAACAAAGATCCTAGCTTATGGTTGGTTTGCAGCTCTGATACACCGTACTCTGGCTATTCATGCGGCACATCATGCCACCTAAAGTGTGCTCTAAAGAATAAAAAAGCTGGCATTCTCAAGAATGGGTGCAACAAGAAGTCAGATGGTAGTTTTTACTGTGTTTGGTGTGGGAAGATGAACTGGCTAATGAGGTATCTCTTTGCTATTTTAATTATAACATTCCAGTTATTTATATGGAAACAAACACATCTAAAATTGTGTTCTGCATGTTATCCTAATTCTGAAGTAGCATGGTGTGGTACTGATCCCTGACCAAAactgtcctttttttttggtagcaTGCATTGCTCAGCTTtaatatcatgtttttgtgTTAAGCAATTCATCTGATACTTTATATATTGAAAATTTGTGCCAGTTTTACAATCTACCCATTCTCATTTTGGCACTTACAATCCTGGTCTTGTATTAAAAAATCAAGAGTATTCACAGTGAAATTTTACCTCTAGATTTCACCTCTTACATCATTGCAGGAATCTGCGTAAGCAGCTGGCAATTGCAAGAGAATCTAGAAGAGTTGATATGCTGTGTGAGCGTTTGTCACTGACTCATAAAATGGTGAAAGGGTCTGAACGTTACAGGGAACTGGCAAACATAATCAACTCAGCTGTGAAAATACTTGAGAAAGAAGTTGGTTGTGCATTAGATCAAGTGTCTGCAATCACGGGGCGTGGCATCGTGAACCGGCTTTGTTGTGGTGCTGATGTTCAAAAACTTTGTTCATGTGCACTAGAAATGGTAGACTCCACATTGAGTAGCACCCTGGACTTCGAAACAAACAATAATCTGGAAGTGCCAGGTAATTTTGTGATAGTATTGACTCACAGAAAACTGCAGTTCTACTCCGCAAAATTATCCCTGCAGAACTAGGCTTGTTATGCAAAGAGTTATTTATGATCTTCCAATGTTTTGCATACTACGACAATG
The Oryza glaberrima chromosome 8, OglaRS2, whole genome shotgun sequence DNA segment above includes these coding regions:
- the LOC127781906 gene encoding VIN3-like protein 2 isoform X2, translated to MLNKGEAVLWRPGFLMDPGKHNGMSLKDRRELVYEVSQWPQGASEILQCWTRRDLLELICAELGKERKYTNVPKSKMIAYLLKLVLRKNGQPKDDNANASILGQNNKDDTEKKENEEQPHHFSRSAKSDSSMCREAQAGSTAVCRNVACQATLNSGDAYCKRCSCCICHKYDENKDPSLWLVCSSDTPYSGYSCGTSCHLKCALKNKKAGILKNGCNKKSDGSFYCVWCGKMNWLMRNLRKQLAIARESRRVDMLCERLSLTHKMVKGSERYRELANIINSAVKILEKEVGCALDQVSAITGRGIVNRLCCGADVQKLCSCALEMVDSTLSSTLDFETNNNLEVPGPRPQVFFVEITPFSVLVVLKYQDNIAEEIDGCKVWHRSANMANYPAEPTCHVLRPNTRSLFSGLSPSTEYFFKVLPFGCSQGYGEWEVKCSTRSLNHGSSQCSTQNSESMSIKEDLEQHQKNELNLKNKQWWGIQYDSPSANSNENDVCPDLHPKRAKLAKLDGASDNDESQLLPTSEVLPFMSSNSSLSEVPSKPDWVSSTPDSACKNHVERQYEYSVKVIRWLEHEGHMDKDFRVKFLTWFSLKASAQERRIVNAFVDALVSDPASLVAQLIDSFMEVVCSKEKPAQPNGF
- the LOC127781906 gene encoding VIN3-like protein 2 isoform X1 gives rise to the protein MLNKGEAVLWRPGFLMDPGKHNGMSLKDRRELVYEVSQWPQGASEILQCWTRRDLLELICAELGKERKYTNVPKSKMIAYLLKLVLRKNGQPKDDNANASILGQNNKDDTEKKENEEQPHHFSRSAKSDSSMCREAQAGSTAVCRNVACQATLNSGDAYCKRCSCCICHKYDENKDPSLWLVCSSDTPYSGYSCGTSCHLKCALKNKKAGILKNGCNKKSDGSFYCVWCGKMNWLMRNLRKQLAIARESRRVDMLCERLSLTHKMVKGSERYRELANIINSAVKILEKEVGCALDQVSAITGRGIVNRLCCGADVQKLCSCALEMVDSTLSSTLDFETNNNLEVPGPRPQVFFVEITPFSVLVVLKYQDNIAEEIDGCKVWHRSANMANYPAEPTCHVLRPNTRSLFSGLSPSTEYFFKVLPFGCSQGYGEWEVKCSTRSLNHGSSQCSTQNSESMSIKEDLEQHQKNELNLKNKQWWGIQYDSPSANSNENDVCPDLHPKRAKLAKLDGASDNDESQLLPTSEVLPFMSSNSSLSEVPSKPDWVSSTPDSACKNHVERQYEYSVKVIRWLEHEGHMDKDFRVKFLTWFSLKASAQERRIVNAFVDALVSDPASLVAQLIDSFMEVVCSKEKPAQPNGGCCNLWH
- the LOC127781906 gene encoding VIN3-like protein 2 isoform X3 — protein: MDPGKHNGMSLKDRRELVYEVSQWPQGASEILQCWTRRDLLELICAELGKERKYTNVPKSKMIAYLLKLVLRKNGQPKDDNANASILGQNNKDDTEKKENEEQPHHFSRSAKSDSSMCREAQAGSTAVCRNVACQATLNSGDAYCKRCSCCICHKYDENKDPSLWLVCSSDTPYSGYSCGTSCHLKCALKNKKAGILKNGCNKKSDGSFYCVWCGKMNWLMRNLRKQLAIARESRRVDMLCERLSLTHKMVKGSERYRELANIINSAVKILEKEVGCALDQVSAITGRGIVNRLCCGADVQKLCSCALEMVDSTLSSTLDFETNNNLEVPGPRPQVFFVEITPFSVLVVLKYQDNIAEEIDGCKVWHRSANMANYPAEPTCHVLRPNTRSLFSGLSPSTEYFFKVLPFGCSQGYGEWEVKCSTRSLNHGSSQCSTQNSESMSIKEDLEQHQKNELNLKNKQWWGIQYDSPSANSNENDVCPDLHPKRAKLAKLDGASDNDESQLLPTSEVLPFMSSNSSLSEVPSKPDWVSSTPDSACKNHVERQYEYSVKVIRWLEHEGHMDKDFRVKFLTWFSLKASAQERRIVNAFVDALVSDPASLVAQLIDSFMEVVCSKEKPAQPNGGCCNLWH